One Ricinus communis isolate WT05 ecotype wild-type chromosome 7, ASM1957865v1, whole genome shotgun sequence genomic region harbors:
- the LOC8264038 gene encoding uncharacterized protein LOC8264038 isoform X2 — protein sequence MDYFNGGGESPAILQLYKWGPSQCQLNLSEFREAFISPTRELLLLLSHQCEALLLPLVTDDNILETVHNDHLQSQSSAASSSQLSTHPSWSDTKENISPTDASATDCENGFSAEDQISTSNSYPFICDVNSLAWGVCGDMYNPHDDVTFRELLFVSNDFGVTVHAFRELIPDKTAVPTPILDDEFGQGRWVEWGPSSASAQNMKSQDSSGLFYEGTSTIAGVRKANENGEIVQDAYEGVDQLLRTVASKKWLRSFLAKAETVKSDGNIWTRFPEKTAFPCFAEVVSFSILDKNLPVLDFLSHGNSISDGEGSRHETDLRLDSDMNVAGGLSDSCGASAYKCSRVFSSNSHCLIGFVLIMGDSFFINSADETERGRAKILLLVARLDISGIQWVSLVKLAHSVNADHLTEWTDFCFSDNLLVCLNVSGLIYFHAANSGECIARLDVLQACGLNPQPSLGQQQNVSLFVKPQMKIVDRIHDKSTSQLGGLFGRRTFRKLLVASHTSLLAVVDECGVIYVICAGDFLPGNLYAYEKLLPRFQHLGLGMLVGWEAGGSEIGHQRAYSNNPSMRKDVASLLNCDRNNALWTIQHGNIHEKGVQVDLPSLSFSASESIQCDSVIHFQPTRKVFLLSERFCQDDCMCFSPLGIIRLTKKDDSRNQRNLHVIHLNMNVGLGVHDDIGLDSRGKSLSCLGKEEASIGEAIGCTFQGCLYLVNEVGLSVVLPSISFSSNFIPVETIGYRQHNFHTVNGYPLKRTAQIKRSKELFSAWKVEVLDRVLLYEGPEEADRLCLENGWDLKISRMRRLQMALHYLKYDEIEQSLEMLVGVNLAEEGILRLLFAAAYLMCHKNGSDSEVSAASRVLSLATAFTTKMIQKYGMQQHKNGELHGFRKIRLLSLPSISPDEVQNEIGGSGRLHDMSRFMEIIRNMQNRLRAQFKKRGQGLVDGKALNLETDLFEDKSQLPVLSANASSLETLNQQELSISATSMGTSTEQLALMSKDALDSSVYLDQEDSTAVSVFVPVAGNLGRKIFPLENPKEMIARWKVDNLDLKTVVKDALLSGRLPLAVLQLHLHRSRDLDNDDELPDTFSEVRDIGRAIAYDLFLKGETGHAIATLQRLGEDIETCLKQLLFGTVRRSLRILVAEEARRFGYLGPYDWKLLEMILLIERLYPSSSFWKTFLGRQKELMRATRPLNFPGGIKLQLFHSHLFSNLIIECGEIDGVVLGSWTSMNENSLDSVVDEDTAGAGYWSGAAVWSSVWDQRTIDRIVLDQPFLMGVHVLWESQLEYYLCHDDWQEVFKLMDFVPASAVSRGSLQVSLDSTKHVPAVGSSSQFPAYGSYICSIEEVDAVCMDVPGIKIFRFSADAMCSMWLRMLMEQELAKKFIFLKDYWEGTAEIVALLARSGFITRRPSRVHLEDYSVESSSDLNVSDGAQYQFDTTQALHKLFLHHCVQYRLPNLLELYLDHHNPVLDNDSLYLLQEAAGECQWAKWLLLSRIKGREYDASFCNARSIMSHDSSLSVLEIDEIIRTVDDIAEGGGEMAALATLMHAPNPIQTCLSSGSVLRNSSSTAQCTLENLRPTLQRFPTLWRTLVAASVGQDTSNLLGSKANNVLSNYLCWRDNIFFSSARDTSLLQMLPCWFPKTVRRLIQLFIQGPLGWQSFSGLPIGDSLLDREIDFCIHADEHTEIGAVSWEATIQNHVQEELYDSSLEETGHGLEHHLHRGRALAAFNHVLGLRVQKLKVEGQSGTSSHGQTNVQSDVQTLLAPIAQSEEAILSSVIPLAVTHFEDSVLVASCAFLLELCGLSASMLRVDIAALRRISSFHKLSDNEKYGQISPKGSVLHLASHKGGMVESLARSLADEYLRKDSVSDAKLKRSSDLLASKRPSRALMLVLQHLEKASLPVMMDGKTCGSWLLTGSGDGAELRSQQKAASQRWNLVTVFCQMHQLPLSTKYLAVLARDNDWVGFLSEAQIGGYPFEMVVQVATKEFSDPRLKIHILTVLKGMQSRKKACSPSYCDTAEKRSETSYSDENILIPVELFRILADCEKQKNPGEALLRKAKEMSWSLLAMVASCFPDMSPLSCLTVWLEITAARETSAIKVNGITSQIADNVGAAVEANNSLPVGNRALTIHYNRQNPKRRRLMEPVFVDPLVAPIDVSSTYFGSKVSAAQAVIGEEERKPDASEHVNISSDSDEVSVSLSKMVAVLCEQHLFLPLLKAFDMFLPSCSLLPFIRALQAFSQMRLSEASAHLGSFSARIKDESSNLHSNIVREGQTGTSWLSSTAVKAANAMLSTCPSPYERRCLLQLLAATDFGDGGSASTYYRRLYWKINLAEPLLRKNDVLHLGNETLDDASLLTALEKNGHWEQARNWARQLEASGGPWKSAVHHVTETQAESMVTEWKEFLWDVPEERVALWGHCQTLFIRYSFLPLQAGLFFLKHAEMVEKDLPARELHELLLLSLQWLSGMITLSNPVYPINLLREIETRVWLLAVESEAQVKSDGEFTSTSSSRDPVIGNGSNIIDKTANLITKMDIHINTMRNRTADKHDVKENMIGLQKNQVLDASTSTAGIGAKIKRRAKAYMPSRRPFMDSVDKSTDPEDVSISLTSKNELHLQDEKLKLEISFLKWEERVGPAEVERAVLSLLEFGQITAAKQLQHKLSPEHTPPEFNLVDTALKLAAISTPSSKISPSLLDEEVHSVVQSCNITEQNLVDPLEVLENLATIFTEGNGRGLCKKIIAVVKAANVLCISFSEAFEKQPVELLQLLSLKAQESFEEASLLVQTHSMPAASIAQILAESFLKGLLAAHRGGYMDLQKEEGPAPLLWRFSDFLKWAELCSSPPEIGHALMRLVITGQEIPHACEVELLILSHHFYKSSACLDGVDVLVALAATRVEAYVSEGDFPCLARLITGVGNFHSLNFILGILIENGQLDLLLQKYSAAADTNAGTAEAVRGFRMAVLTSLKHFNPKDLDAFAMVYNHFDMKHETASLLESRAWQSSEQWFHRYDKDQNEDLLDSMRYFIEAAEVHSSIDAGNKTCRTCAQASLVSLQIRMPDSKWLSLSETNARRLLVEQSRFQEALFVAEAYDLNQPSEWALVLWNQMLNPELTEEFVAEFVAVLPLQPSMLVELARFYRAEVAARGDQSQFSVWLTGGGLPAEWAKYLGRSFRCLLKKTRDLRLRLQLATVATGFTDIIDACMKTLDKVPDAAGPLVLRKGHGGAYLPLM from the exons ATGGATTACTTTAATGGTGGTGGTGAGAGTCCTGCTATCTTACAGCTGTATAAATGGGGCCCTTCTCAATGCCAATTGAACTTATCGGAATTTCGTGAAGCTTTTATATCACCAACAAGGGAGCTTCTATTGTTGCTGTCTCATCAATGTGAAGCCTTACTTCTTCCTTTGGTTACTG ACGACAACATTTTAGAAACTGTCCACAATGATCATCTTCAAAGTCAATCTTCAGCAGCCTCTTCTTCCCAACTGTCAACACACCCTAGTTGGTCAGACACgaaagaaaatatatctcCTACAGATGCATCAGCAACAGATTGTGAAAATGGTTTTTCTGCTGAAGATCAAATTTCAACATCTAATAGTTATCCTTTTATTTGTGATGTTAACTCACTGGCTTGGGGTGTATGTGGAGATATGTATAATCCGCATGATGATGTCACATTCAGAGAGCTTCTATTTGTGTCAAATGATTTTGGTGTTACAGTGCATGCTTTTCGTGAGCTTATACCTGATAAAACTGCAGTGCCAACACCCATATTGGACGATGAGTTTGGGCAAGGTAGGTGGGTGGAGTGGGGCCCTTCTTCTGCATCAGCTCAAAATATGAAGTCACAGGACTCTTCTGGCTTGTTTTATGAAGGCACTAGCACTATTGCAGGTGTTAGAAAGGCCAATGAAAATGGGGAAATTGTGCAAGATGCATATGAAGGGGTTGATCAGCTGTTGAGAACTGTTGCTTCAAAGAAGTGGTTGCGATCTTTTCTTGCTAAAGCTGAAACAGTAAAATCTGATGGTAACATCTGGACTAGGTTCCCAGAGAAGACAGCATTTCCTTGCTTTGCAGAAGTCGTTTCATTTAGCATTCTTGACAAGAATTTACCAGTTCTGGACTTTCTTTCTCATGGAAACTCTATCTCAGATGGAGAAGGAAGCCGGCATGAAACTGATTTGCGACTAGATAGTGATATGAATGTAGCCGGTGGTCTGTCTGATAGCTGTGGTGCAAGTGCGTACAAGTGTTCCAGAGTGTTTTCCAGCAATTCACATTGCTTAATTGGATTTGTGTTAATAATGGGAGATTCCTTTTTTATCAATTCTGCAGATGAGACTGAAAGAGGCAGGGCGAAAATTCTGCTTCTTGTTGCTAGGTTAGATATTTCAGGAATTCAATGGGTTTCCTTAGTGAAGCTTGCACATAGTGTAAATGCAGACCATTTGACTGAGTGGACTGACTTCTGCTTTTCTGATAACCTTCTTGTTTGCCTAAATGTTTCTGGGTTAATCTATTTTCATGCTGCAAACTCTGGTGAGTGTATAGCACGTTTGGATGTTTTACAGGCTTGTGGATTAAACCCTCAACCAAGTCTAGGGCAGCAGCAAAATGTGTCTCTATTTGTTAAGCCGCAAATGAAAATTGTTGATAGAATTCATGATAAGTCAACTTCTCAACTTGGTGGTTTATTTGGTAGAAGAACGTTTAGAAAGTTGCTTGTTGCTTCACATACTTCCTTGTTAGCTGTAGTTGATGAATGTGGtgttatttatgttatttgtGCTGGTGACTTTCTTCCAGGAAATTTATATGCATATGAGAAATTGCTTCCACGTTTTCAACATTTAGGGCTTGGTATGTTGGTTGGTTGGGAGGCTGGTGGTTCTGAGATAGGCCACCAAAGGGCATATTCTAACAATCCATCCATGAGGAAAGATGTTGCTTCCCTTTTGAATTGTGATCGAAATAATGCACTTTGGACTATCCAACATGGGAACATTCATGAGAAGGGAGTCCAGGTTGACTTGCCAAGTTTATCTTTTAGTGCATCAGAAAGTATACAATGTGATTCTGTGATACATTTTCAACCGACACGTAAAGTTTTTCTTCTGTCTGAGAGATTTTGTCAGGATGATTGCATGTGTTTTTCACCTTTAGGAATCATTCGGCTCACTAAAAAGGATGATAGTAGGAATCAAAGGAATCTTCATGTCATTCACTTAAATATGAATGTTGGATTGGGGGTTCATGACGACATTGGCTTGGATTCTAGGGGCAAATCGTTATCTTGTCTAGGGAAGGAAGAAGCTTCTATTGGAGAAGCGATTGGCTGTACTTTCCAAGGGTGTCTCTATTTAGTGAATGAAGTTGGCCTTTCAGTTGTTCTTCCCTCTATTTCTTTCTCATCAAATTTCATTCCTGTTGAAACCATTGGGTATCGGCAACACAATTTTCATACGGTCAATGGATATCCTCTAAAAAGAACTGCTCAAATTAAGAGATCAAAAGAGCTCTTCTCGGCTTGGAAAGTGGAGGTTTTGGATAGGGTTCTTTTGTACGAGGGCCCTGAAGAGGCAGATCGCTTGTGTTTGGAAAATG GATGGGACTTAAAAATATCTAGGATGCGTCGGCTACAGATGGCATTGCACTACCTGAAATATGATGAAATAGAGCA ATCTCTGGAAATGCTTGTTGGTGTCAATCTAGCAGAGGAAGGAATTTTGAGATTGCTTTTTGCTGCTGCTTATTTGATGTGTCATAAAAATGGCAGTGACAGTGAGGTTTCTGCTGCATCAAG GGTTCTTTCGTTGGCTACTGCCTTCACAACCAAAATGATTCAAAAATATGGGATGCAGCAGCATAAGAATGGGGAATTGCATGGCTTTAGGAAGATCCGGTTGCTCTCTCTCCCATCAATTTCACCAGATGAAGTGCAGAACGAAATAGGGGGCTCAGGAAGGCTTCATGATATGTCTCGCTTTATGGAGATCATTCGAAATATGCAGAATCGGCTTAGAGCACAATTTAAAAAGCGTGGCCAGGGATTG GTGGATGGAAAGGCTTTGAATTTAGAAACAGATTTGTTTGAGGATAAGTCTCAGCTTCCTGTTCTTTCAGCTAATGCTTCATCTTTGGAGACACTAAACCAACAAGAACTTTCAATTTCTGCAACGTCCATGGGCACCAGTACTGAACAGCTTGCTTTGATGTCCAAGGATGCCTTGGATTCCAGTGTTTATTTGGATCAAGAGGATTCAACTGCAGTATCTGTATTTGTGCCAGTAGCAGGAAATTTGGGAAGGAAAATCTTTCCCTTGGAAAATCCTAAAGAGATGATTGCACGTTGGAAAGTAGATAACTTAGACCTCAAAACTGTGGTTAAAGATGCTCTTCTTTCTGGTCGTCTACCTTTAGCTGTTTTACAATTACATCTTCATCGTTCAAGAGATTTAGACAATGATGACGAGCTTCCTGATACTTTTAGTGAAGTTCGTGACATTGGAAGAGCCATTGCTTATGACCTATTTTTAAAG GGGGAAACTGGGCATGCCATTGCAACGTTACAAAGGCTTGGGGAGGACATTGAAACCTGCCTGAAGCAGTTGTTATTTGGCACAGTGCGGAGATCTCTTCGGATTTTAGTTGCAGAAGAGGCAAGAAGATTTGGTTACCTGGGACCTTATGATTGGAAGTTGTTGgaaatgatattattaattgag AGGCTGTATCCTAGCAGTAGTTTCTGGAAAACTTTTCTTGGTCGGCAGAAGGAATTGATGAGAGCTACACGGCCTCTAAATTTTCCTGGAGGAATTAAGCTCCAGTTATTTCATTCTCATCTATTTAGCAATCTTATCATCGAGTGTGGCGAAATTGATGGAGTTGTTTTAGGTTCATGGACAAGCATGAATGAAAATTCTCTTGATTCTGTGGTTGATGAAGATACTGCTGGTGCTGGATATTGGTCTGGTGCTGCAGTGTGGTCTAGTGTTTGGGATCAGAGAACCATCGATCGT ATAGTGTTGGATCAACCTTTCCTTATGGGTGTTCATGTATTGTGGGAGTCTCAACTGGAGTATTATTTATGCCATGATGATTGGCAGGAGGTTTTTAAACTTATGGACTTCGTTCCTGCATCTGCTGTATCACGTGGAAGCCTCCAAGTAAGTTTGGACAGCACAAAGCATGTGCCAGCTGTTGGATCAAGCAGCCAATTTCCAGCATATGGAAGTTATATATGCTCCATTGAAGAAGTGGATGCTGTGTGCATGGATGTTCCaggaattaaaatattcaggTTTTCAGCTGATGCAATGTGCTCTATGTGGCTAAGGATGCTCATGGAACAGGAGCTTgctaagaaatttatttttttgaaggATTACTGGGAAGGCACTGCAGAGATTGTAGCTCTACTAGCTCGTTCAGGCTTCATAACTAGGAGACCTAGTAGAGTACATTTAGAGGATTATTCTGTGGAGAGTTCATCTGATCTGAATGTATCAGATGGTGCACAATATCAATTTGATACCACACAAGCTTTACATAaattattcttgcatcactgCGTACAATATAGGTTGCCAAACCTTTTGGAGCTTTATCTTGACCATCACAATCCGGTCCTGGATAATGATTCACTTTACTTGTTACAGGAAGCTGCA GGAGAATGCCAATGGGCAAAATGGTTGCTTCTCTCTAGGATAAAGGGTCGTGAATATGATGCATCATTTTGTAATGCTCGATCTATAATGTCGCATGATAGTAGCCTCAGTGTTCTGGAGATTGATGAAATTATTCGTACTGTTGATGACATTGCGGAAGGAGGGGGTGAAATGGCGGCTTTAGCAACTCTGATGCATGCCCCTAATCCAATTCAAACTTGCCTAAGTAGTGGGAGTGTATTAAGGAATAGTAGCTCCACAGCTCAGTGCACTTTGGAAAACCTTAGGCCCACTTTACAACGATTTCCTACATTATGGCGCACACTTGTAGCAGCAAGTGTTGGACAAGATACTTCTAATTTGTTGGGCTCTAAGGCAAATAATG TGCTTTCAAACTATCTTTGTTGGCGGGATAATATCTTCTTCTCTTCTGCACGTGATACTTCACTTCTCCAAATGCTGCCATGCTGGTTTCCTAAAACTGTGAGGAGGCTGATTCAGCTTTTTATCCAG GGTCCTCTCGGATGGCAATCATTCTCAGGGCTGCCTATAGGAGACTCTTTGTTAGATAGAGAAATTGATTTTTGCATACATGCTGATGAGCACACTGAGATAGGTGCCGTATCTTGGGAAGCAACAATACAAAATCATGTTCAGGAGGAACTCTATGATTCTTCACTTGAG GAAACTGGACATGGGCTTGAGCACCATCTGCATCGTGGACGTGCACTGGCAGCTTTTAATCATGTTCTTGGTCTTAGAGTTCAAAAGTTGAAAGTGGAAGGCCAATCTGGCACTTCATCACATGGACAAACAAATGTGCAATCAGATGTCCAAACACTTCTAGCTCCTATAGCACAGAGCGAGGAAGCTATTCTTTCATCT GTTATTCCACTTGCTGTCACTCATTTTGAGGATTCTGTATTGGTGGCTTCATGTGCTTTTCTCCTGGAGCTGTGTGGTTTATCTGCCAGCATGCTTCGAGTAGATATTGCTGCCTTGAGGCGGATATCTTCATTTCACAAATTAAGTGATAATGAGAAATATGGTCAAATTTCACCCAAGGGCTCTGTATTGCATTTGGCTTCTCACAAGGGTGGCATGGTAGAGTCTCTGGCTCGATCACTAGCAGATGAATATCTGAGAAAGGATAGCGTAAGTGATGCTAAGCTAAAGAGAAGTTCAGATTTACTTGCTAGCAAACGACCTTCACGAGCTCTCATGCTAGTTCTACAGCATTTAGAGAAGGCTAGCCTTCCAGTGATGATGGATGGGAAGACTTGTGGATCTTGGTTATTAACTGGTAGTGGTGATGGTGCTGAACTGAGATCTCAACAAAAAGCTGCAAGTCAGCGCTGGAATTTAGTGACAGTTTTCTGTCAGATGCACCAGCTTCCCTTGAGCACTAAATACCTTGCTGTATTGGCAAGAGATAATGATTGG GTTGGATTTTTGTCTGAAGCTCAGATTGGAGGGTACCCTTTTGAGATGGTGGTCCAAGTG GCAACCAAGGAATTTAGTGATCCACGTCTCAAGATTCATATTTTAACCGTTTTGAAGGGCATGCAGTCAAGGAAAAAAGCTTGTTCTCCATCATATTGTGATACAGCAGAAAAAAGGAGCGAAACTTCATATTCTGATGAGAATATACTTATACCTGTTGAACTCTTTAGAATTTTAGCAGATTGTGAGAAGCAGAAAAATCCTGGTGAGGCTCTGTTGAGGAAAGCTAAAGAGATGTCCTGGTCTCTTTTGGCAATGGTTGCATCATGCTTTCCAGACATGTCTCCATTATCTTGCCTGACTGTTTGGCTTGAAATTACAGCTGCAAG gGAAACTTCAGCCATCAAGGTGAATGGCATTACATCGCAGATTGCTGATAATGTTGGGGCAGCTGTCGAAGCTAATAACTCCTTGCCAGTGGGTAACAGGGCTTTAACAATTCATTATAACCGGCAGAATCCGAAACGCCGCCGTCTGATGGAGCCCGTTTTTGTGGATCCATTGGTTGCACCTATTGATGTTTCGAGTACTTATTTTGGTTCAAAAGTATCTGCAGCACAGGCTGTAATTGGCGAGGAGGAAAGAAAACCAGATGCTAGTGAACATGTTAATATTTCAAGTGATTCTGATGAAGTATCAGTATCACTCTCAAAGATGGTGGCAGTGCTTTGTGAACAACACTTGTTTCTGCCATTATTAAAGGCTTTTGACATGTTCCTGCCTTCATGTTCTTTGTTGCCTTTCATCCGTGCGCTTCAG gcATTTTCACAAATGCGCCTATCTGAAGCTTCAGCACATTTAGGTTCCTTTTCTGCCAGGATAAAGGATGAATCATCCAATTTACATTCGAATATTGTAAGAGAAGGACAGACTGGAACATCATGGTTAAGCTCCACTGCAGTAAAAGCTGCCAATGCCATGCTTTCAACTTGTCCATCACCTTATGAAAGAAGATGCTTGCTACAACTTCTTGCTGCAACTGACTTTGGTGATGGAGGATCTGCTTCAACATACTATCGACGACTTTATTGGAAAATTAACTTAGCAGAGCCTCTATTACGGAAGAATGATGTTCTTCATCTTGGTAATGAGACTCTAGATGATGCTTCGCTTTTAACAGCACTAGAAAAGAATGGGCATTGGGAGCAAGCACGCAACTGGGCCAGGCAGTTGGAGGCAAGTGGTGGGCCATGGAAATCTGCTGTTCACCATGTTACGGAAACTCAG GCTGAATCCATGGTAACTGAGTGGAAGGAATTTCTTTGGGATGTTCCTGAGGAAAGAGTTGCTCTATGGGGCCATTGTCAGACACTGTTCATAAGATATTCCTTTCTCCCTTTACAG GCTGgcttatttttccttaaacATGCTGAGATGGTGGAGAAAGACCTTCCAGCAAGAGAGCTTCATGAATTACTTCTGCTTTCTCTTCAATGGTTAAGTGGGATGATAACACTGTCCAATCC AGTTTATCCAATAAATCTTCTGCGAGAAATTGAGACTAGAGTGTGGCTGTTGGCAGTAGAATCAGAAGCTCAGGTAAAGAGTGATGGGGAGTTCACATCAACTTCTTCCAGTCGGGATCCTGTGATTGGAAATGGTTCCAACATCATTGACAAGACTGCAAATCTAATTACAAAGATGGACATCCATATTAACACAATGAGAAACAGAACTGCAGATAAACATGATGTGAAGGAAAATATGATAGGACTTCAGAAGAACCAAGTCCTGGATGCTAGCACTTCAACAGCAGGGATTGGAGCAAAGATAAAGCGGAGAGCAAAAGCATATATGCCATCAAGGCGTCCATTTATGGATTCAGTTGATAAAAGTACAGATCCGGAAGATGTTTCTATATCGCTTACATCTAAGAATGAGTTACATCTGCAAGATGAAAAATTAAAGCtggaaatttcttttttgaaatggGAGGAAAGGGTGGGACCTGCAGAGGTGGAAAGGGCTGTTCTTTCTTTGCTGGAGTTTGGACAAATAACAGCTGCCAAGCAACTCCAACATAAGCTGTCCCCAGAACACACACCTCCAGAGTTTAATCTTGTTGATACTGCTCTAAAGCTTGCAGCTATCTCAACTCCTAGTAGTAAAATATCTCCATCATTGCTTGATGAAGAAGTCCATTCAGTTGTCCAGTCATGTAATATTACTGAGCAAAATCTGGTTGATCCACTTGAG GTGTTGGAGAACTTGGCAACTATTTTTACCGAGGGTAATGGACGTGGACTATGTAAGAAAATCATAGCAGTTGTGAAAGCTGCAAATGTTCTATGCATCTCCTTTTCAGAAGCATTTGAGAAGCAGCCAGTTGAATTGCTGCAGCTGCTCTCTCTTAAAGCACAAGAATCATTTGAAGAAGCATCTCTCTTAGTGCAAACTCATTCCATGCCAGCAGCTAGTATTGCTCAAATTCTGGCAGAGTCCTTTTTGAAG GGTCTATTGGCTGCACATCGTGGGGGATATATGGATTTGCAAAAGGAGGAAGGGCCTGCTCCTTTATTGTGGAGATTTTCAGACTTCTTGAAGTGGGCAGAACTTTGCTCTTCACCACCTGAAATTGGTCATGCTTTGATGCGTTTGGTAATTACAGGACAAGAAATACCACATGCCTGTGAG GTTGAGCTTCTTATTCTTTCTCATCACTTCTACAAATCATCAGCATGCCTTGATGGAGTTGATGTTTTGGTAGCTCTTGCTGCAACCAGAGTTGAAGCTTATGTGTCTGAGGGTGATTTTCCATGTTTGGCTAGACTGATAACTGGAGTTGGGAACTTCCATTCCCTTAATTTCATTCTTGGTATTCTCATAGAGAATGGTCAGCTGGATCTTCTACTTCAAAAGTATTCTGCTGCTGCAGATACAAATGCAGGAACAGCTGAGGCTGTCAGAGGATTTCGGATGGCTGTTTTGACATCATTGAAGCATTTCAACCCAAAAGATCTCGACGCGTTTGCTATG GTCTATAACCACTTTGACATGAAGCATGAAACAGCTTCTCTATTAGAGTCACGAGCGTGGCAGTCTTCGGAGCAGTGGTTTCATCGCTATGACAAGGATCAGAATGAAGACCTCCTAGACTCGATGCGATATTTCATTGAAGCAGCTGAAGTTCATTCTTCCATTGATGCTGGCAATAAAACTTGCAGAACTTGTGCGCAGGCTTCCCTTGTATCCCTTCAAATTCGAATGCCCGATTCCAAGTGGCTCAGTTTATCCGAAACCAATGCCAGGCGATTATTAGTCGAGCAGTCCCGTTTTCAAGAGGCTCTATTTGTTGCTGAAGCCTATGATCTTAACCAGCCAAGTGAGTGGGCATTGGTTCTTTGGAATCAGATGCTAAATCCAGAATTAACCGAAGAATTTGTGGCGGAATTTGTGGCTGTGCTTCCTCTCCAACCTTCAATGCTTGTTGAGTTGGCAAGATTTTATAGGGCCGAGGTGGCAGCCAGAGGTGATCAATCGCAATTCTCTGTTTGGCTGACTGGGGGAGGGTTGCCTGCAGAATGGGCTAAATATCTGGGGAGATCATTCAGATGCTTGTTGAAGAAGACTAGAGATCTGAGGTTAAGGTTGCAACTGGCTACCGTGGCAACCGGTTTTACCGATATCATTGATGCATGTATGAAGACGCTGGATAAGGTTCCGGATGCTGCTGGGCCGCTCGTATTGAGGAAAGGGCATGGTGGTGCCTATCTCCCATTGATGTGA